AAATATGCACATCCTCACCTACTGAAGTAGAAAGACGCTCGTGATTTCCTGATAGAGGTGATCAACATAGCCAATCACTATCGCGAACACCGCAATAAACCCAGCGAGCGTCGCCCAGTGCGCGAAGTCTTCCTTACCACTCTGTTTCAGTACTGTGTGCAAAATGGCCGCAATGAAGCCGACCG
Above is a genomic segment from Alicyclobacillus acidoterrestris containing:
- the spoIIIAC gene encoding stage III sporulation protein AC; the encoded protein is MSPEIRDVFRIFAVGFIAAILHTVLKQSGKEDFAHWATLAGFIAVFAIVIGYVDHLYQEITSVFLLQ